One window of the Anaeromyxobacter dehalogenans 2CP-C genome contains the following:
- a CDS encoding ExeA family protein, translating into MNYLEFYELAQEPFSNAPVSRFYYSSAQHAQALLRLNHAVSAMKGLAVLVGDIGAGKTTLARRMLDSLPEDEYEAALLVIVHSGITPSWLLKRIALQLGVESPAEEKLALLAQLYQRLVRIYESGKKAVVLIDEAQMLASREIMEEFRGLLNLEVPERKLLSFVFFGLPEIEDNLRLDPPLAQRVALKYRLEPLSAEATEAYVRHRLRLAGAPRLPFTPAAIQRIHDHTGGTPRLINTLCDNALFEGAMARAREIDDRLLDRVARDLGIEAPERPAPGAAAARGGREGGLDLAEIDRYLESLGVK; encoded by the coding sequence GTGAACTATCTCGAATTCTACGAGCTGGCCCAGGAGCCCTTCTCGAACGCGCCGGTCTCGCGCTTCTACTACTCGTCCGCGCAGCACGCGCAGGCGCTCCTCCGCCTGAACCACGCCGTGAGCGCCATGAAGGGGCTGGCGGTGCTGGTGGGCGACATCGGGGCCGGCAAGACCACGCTCGCGCGCCGCATGCTCGACAGCCTGCCGGAGGACGAGTACGAGGCCGCGCTGCTCGTCATCGTCCACTCGGGGATCACGCCGAGCTGGCTGCTGAAGCGCATCGCGCTGCAGCTCGGGGTCGAGAGCCCGGCCGAGGAGAAGCTGGCGCTGCTCGCGCAGCTCTACCAGCGGCTGGTCCGCATCTACGAGTCGGGCAAGAAGGCGGTGGTGCTCATCGACGAGGCGCAGATGCTCGCCTCGCGCGAGATCATGGAGGAGTTCCGCGGGCTCCTGAACCTGGAGGTGCCGGAGCGCAAGCTCCTGTCCTTCGTGTTCTTCGGCCTGCCCGAGATCGAGGACAACCTCCGCCTCGACCCGCCGCTCGCCCAGCGCGTGGCGCTGAAGTACCGGCTGGAGCCGCTCAGCGCCGAGGCCACCGAGGCGTACGTGCGCCACCGCCTGCGCCTGGCCGGCGCCCCGCGCCTGCCGTTCACGCCGGCGGCGATCCAGCGGATCCACGATCACACCGGCGGGACGCCGCGGCTCATCAACACGCTCTGCGACAACGCGCTGTTCGAGGGCGCCATGGCCCGCGCCCGCGAGATCGACGACCGGCTGCTCGACCGCGTGGCCCGCGACCTCGGCATCGAGGCCCCGGAGCGGCCCGCCCCCGGGGCGGCCGCCGCCCGGGGCGGCCGCGAGGGCGGCCTCGACCTCGCCGAGATCGACCGGTACCTGGAGTCGCTCGGCGTCAAGTAG
- a CDS encoding tetratricopeptide repeat protein — translation MAVDKNKIIAEATRFVQKGALDKAIAAYQKILADDPRDVRILLKVGELFQKKGDDRLAAEAFTKVAETYADQGFFLKSVAVYKQIVRLDPGDVRVNERLAGLYQQLGLMSDAMGQLQVTAAAHERSGDVARLTDVLRRMVELDPENIPSAIKLGELHARAGQAAQALALFRRAADHLRKHNRADEYLKVAERIAGLEPDDLGLTRELAHIYLAKGDTKRALAKLQLCFKADPKDVETLNLLAQAFRDLGQVSKTLSVYKELAHVHAERGRAADARATWRKVQELAPDDEDARAALGPGPSGTPAPGAVATVAAVAPPPRPPAPPAAPPPGPPPGARPAPAPGPDAVAKLLTETDVYVKYGLHDRAMEHLRKVLALDPDAPDAHERARELHLGAGRLAEAAQHGAAAVRALLARGEGDRARDALARLRQIAPQHPELAALAAAAGASEEVALEPDEVEEVLLEPEPAPEDDALALEAAGHAGDDEVVPDDEPPLAAAGAPAPGPEEEEGIALEIGAPEPALDAAGDALAEAAAAASAESEDVADEVSAERAAIAAAPAPVIAPPPPPPLSRAATPVPAPPRPAAPTPPRAEQEEEEADLSDELEEADFFLQQGLLDDAREALRNLAAFYPGHRGVEARLAEVERRRAPAPRAAAPAPPHPPLDGPVHETPALTPPPGADDSFDIARELAEELGAAPAPAGDDGFQYSVEDVFNQFKKGVEQTVRPEDSATHYDLGIAYKEMGLLEDAVKEFETALRGNDRKREVDCLSMIGVCQLSRGQPREAIAAFRRALASELLTRDAAKALHHDLGVAYQEAGDPEAALHHLQKVNRVDPGYRDVAERVRALGGGPGKAPAGEPRAPARTAPAAPAPGPKKNIGYL, via the coding sequence ATGGCTGTCGACAAGAACAAGATCATCGCGGAGGCGACCCGGTTCGTTCAGAAGGGCGCGCTCGACAAGGCCATCGCCGCGTACCAGAAGATCCTGGCCGACGACCCGCGCGACGTGCGGATCCTGCTCAAGGTCGGCGAGCTGTTCCAGAAGAAGGGCGACGACCGGCTCGCGGCCGAGGCCTTCACCAAGGTGGCCGAGACCTACGCCGACCAGGGCTTCTTCCTGAAGTCGGTCGCGGTCTACAAGCAGATCGTCCGGCTCGACCCCGGCGACGTCCGGGTCAACGAGCGGCTGGCGGGGCTGTACCAGCAGCTCGGCCTCATGAGCGACGCGATGGGGCAGCTGCAGGTCACCGCGGCCGCGCACGAGCGCTCCGGCGACGTGGCCCGGCTGACCGACGTGCTCCGCCGCATGGTGGAGCTGGATCCCGAGAACATCCCCTCGGCCATCAAGCTCGGCGAGCTGCACGCGCGGGCCGGCCAGGCCGCGCAGGCGCTGGCGCTGTTCCGGCGCGCGGCCGACCACCTGCGCAAGCACAACCGCGCCGACGAGTACCTCAAGGTCGCCGAGCGCATCGCCGGGCTCGAGCCGGACGACCTCGGGCTGACGCGCGAGCTCGCGCACATCTACCTCGCGAAGGGCGACACGAAGCGCGCCCTCGCGAAGCTGCAGCTGTGCTTCAAGGCGGACCCGAAGGACGTGGAGACGCTGAACCTGCTCGCGCAGGCCTTCCGCGACCTGGGCCAGGTCTCGAAGACGCTCTCGGTCTACAAGGAGCTCGCGCACGTCCACGCGGAGCGCGGCCGCGCCGCCGACGCGCGGGCCACCTGGCGCAAGGTGCAGGAGCTGGCGCCGGACGACGAGGACGCGCGCGCCGCGCTCGGCCCCGGGCCGTCCGGCACGCCGGCCCCCGGCGCCGTCGCCACCGTGGCCGCCGTCGCCCCGCCCCCGCGACCGCCGGCCCCTCCGGCCGCGCCGCCGCCCGGGCCGCCGCCGGGCGCGCGCCCGGCGCCGGCCCCGGGGCCCGACGCGGTCGCGAAGCTCCTCACCGAGACCGACGTCTACGTGAAGTACGGCCTGCACGACCGGGCGATGGAGCACCTGCGCAAGGTGCTCGCCCTCGACCCGGACGCGCCCGATGCGCACGAGCGCGCGCGCGAGCTGCACCTCGGCGCGGGCCGGCTCGCCGAGGCCGCGCAGCACGGCGCCGCAGCGGTGCGGGCGCTGCTCGCGCGCGGGGAGGGCGACCGCGCGCGCGACGCGCTGGCGCGCCTGCGGCAGATCGCGCCGCAGCACCCGGAGCTCGCGGCGCTGGCGGCGGCCGCCGGGGCGAGCGAGGAGGTCGCGCTCGAGCCGGACGAGGTGGAGGAGGTGCTCCTCGAGCCCGAGCCGGCGCCCGAGGACGACGCGCTCGCGCTCGAGGCGGCGGGCCACGCCGGGGACGACGAGGTCGTGCCGGACGACGAGCCGCCGCTCGCGGCCGCCGGAGCGCCCGCCCCCGGCCCGGAGGAGGAGGAGGGCATCGCGCTCGAGATCGGCGCGCCCGAGCCGGCCCTGGACGCGGCCGGCGACGCGCTCGCCGAGGCCGCCGCGGCGGCGTCGGCCGAGTCGGAGGACGTCGCCGACGAGGTCTCCGCCGAGCGCGCCGCGATCGCCGCCGCGCCGGCGCCGGTCATCGCGCCGCCGCCGCCGCCTCCGCTGTCGCGCGCCGCGACCCCGGTCCCCGCGCCGCCCAGGCCGGCCGCACCGACGCCTCCCCGCGCGGAGCAGGAGGAGGAGGAGGCCGACCTCTCCGACGAGCTCGAGGAGGCGGACTTCTTCCTGCAGCAGGGCCTGCTCGACGACGCCCGCGAGGCGCTCCGGAACCTGGCCGCGTTCTACCCGGGCCATCGCGGGGTGGAGGCACGGCTGGCCGAGGTGGAGCGCCGCCGCGCCCCGGCCCCGCGCGCCGCCGCGCCCGCGCCGCCGCACCCGCCGCTCGACGGACCGGTGCACGAGACGCCGGCGCTCACGCCGCCCCCCGGGGCCGACGACAGCTTCGACATCGCGCGCGAGCTCGCCGAGGAGCTGGGCGCGGCGCCCGCGCCGGCGGGCGACGACGGGTTCCAGTACTCGGTCGAGGACGTCTTCAACCAGTTCAAGAAGGGCGTCGAGCAGACCGTCCGGCCCGAGGACAGCGCCACGCACTACGACCTCGGCATCGCCTACAAGGAGATGGGCCTGCTCGAGGACGCGGTGAAGGAGTTCGAGACCGCGCTGCGCGGCAACGACCGCAAGCGCGAGGTGGACTGCCTCTCGATGATCGGCGTGTGCCAGCTCTCCCGCGGCCAGCCGCGCGAGGCCATCGCCGCGTTCCGGCGGGCGCTCGCGTCCGAGCTGCTGACGCGCGACGCCGCCAAGGCGCTCCACCACGACCTGGGCGTGGCCTACCAGGAGGCGGGCGATCCCGAGGCCGCCCTCCATCACCTCCAGAAGGTGAACCGCGTCGATCCCGGGTACCGCGACGTCGCGGAGCGCGTGCGCGCGCTCGGCGGCGGCCCCGGCAAGGCGCCGGCCGGCGAGCCGCGCGCCCCCGCCCGGACCGCCCCCGCGGCGCCCGCCCCCGGCCCGAAGAAGAACATCGGCTACCTGTAG